Proteins encoded in a region of the Thunnus maccoyii chromosome 4, fThuMac1.1, whole genome shotgun sequence genome:
- the clcn6 gene encoding chloride transport protein 6 isoform X1 — protein MACCGDCFCCQCCCRDGETRTPEELTILGEIRDEEDEILPRKDYESLDYDRCISEPYVEVLEGMDHKKAKKYEAVRWMMVFVIGVTVGLVGLFVDFFVRLFTKLKFTLVGDSVEKCSDKGCLPLSLLELLAFNMTFVFIASVLVLIEPVAAGSGIPEIKSYLNGVKVPRVVRLRTFLCKAAGVLFSVAGGLFVGKEGPMIHSGAIVGAGLPQFQSITFKRIKFDFPYFRSDRDKRDFVSAGTAAGVAAAFGAPIGGTLFSLEEGSSFWNQALTWKVLFCSMSATFTLNFFRSGINFNKWGSFQLPGLLNFGEFKCLDGDKNCHLWTAVDLAFFVLMGMVGGLLGALFNCMNKNLAKYRMRHIHPKAKFIRVLESLLVVMVTTVVIFVASMLLGECRDLSSPTTHNNTLSGSEDINSTIRQYFCTNKTYNDMATLFFNPQEAAIHQLFHQDGTFSPVTLSVFFLLYFLLACWTYGVSVPSGLFVPSLLCGAAFGRLVANILKVKLGMDIYSGTYALIGAAAFLGGVVRMTISLTVILIESTNEITYGLPIMITLMVAKWTGDFFNKGIYDIHIQLRGVPLLEWETELEMDKLTASDIMEPNLTYVYPHTRVQSLVSILRTTVYHAFPVVTENRQNERDFMKGNILVSNNILFKKSSVVSRAGEQRRRCQSMKSYPSSELRNVCDEHSAVVEPAEEGEDLLQQMLERRHAPYPNLYPDQSPSEEWTMEERFRPLTFHGLILRSQLVNLLIRGVCYAENQSSATQPRLSYAEMTEDYPRYPDIHDLDLALLNPRMIVDVTPYMNPCPYTVSPNTRISQVFNLFRTMGLRHLPVVNAVGEIVGIITRHNLTQEFLVAKLRQHYITI, from the exons ATGGCGTGTTGTGGAGACTGTTTTTGTTGCCAATGTTGCTGCAGAGACGGAGAGACACGGACACCAGAAGAACTG ACAATCCTTGGGGAAATCCGAGACGAAGAAGATGAGATTCTACCCAGGAAGGACTATGAG AGCCTTGATTATGACCGCTGTATCAGCGAGCCCTATGTGGAGGTTCTGGAGGGGATGGACCACAAG AAAGCCAAGAAGTATGAAGCAGTACGGTGGATGATGGTGTTCGTAATTGGAGTCACAGTCGGTTTG GTGGGCCTGTTTGTGGACTTCTTTGTACGCCTCTTCACCAAACTCAAGTTTACTTTGGTTGGTGATT CTGTAGAGAAGTGCAGTGACAAAGgctgtctccctctgtctctgctggaGCTCCTGGCATTCAATATGACCTTTGTGTTCATCGCCAGTGTGCTCGTCCTCATTGAG CCAGTAGCTGCAGGTTCGGGGATTCCAGAAATCAAAAGTTACTTGAATGGAGTGAAGGTTCCTAGAGTCGTCCGACTGCGAACTTTCCTCTGCAAGGCTGCTGGCGTTCTGTTTAGTGTAGCTGGAG GTCTGTTTGTGGGGAAAGAAGGTCCGATGATACACAGTGGAGCCATTGTGGGAGCTGGCCTTCCTCAG TTTCAGAGCATCACTTTTAAGAGGATCAAATTTGATTTTCCCTACTTCCGCAGCGACAG GGACAAGCGAGACTTTGTGTCAGCGGGTACTGCTGCTGGAGTAGCTGCTGCCTTTGGTGCTCCCATAGGTGGCACCCTCTTCAGCCTGGAGGAGGGCTCCTCTTTCTGGAATCAGGCCCTGACTTGGAAAGTG CTCTTCTGTTCCATGTCAGCCACTTTCACCCTAAACTTTTTCCGTTCGGGGATAAACTTCAACAAGTGGGGGTCTTTTCAGCTGCCGGGTCTGCTCAACTTTGGAGAGTTCAAG TGTCTAGATGGAGACAAGAATTGCCACCTGTGGACTGCAGTGGACCTGGCCTTCTTTGTCCTGATGGGGATGGTGGGTGGACTACTGGGGGCACTCTTCAACTGCATGAACAAGAACCTGGCCAAGTATCGCATGAGACACATCCACCCCAAAGCCAAGTTTATTAG GGTTTTAGAGAGTCTgctggttgtcatggtgacaacAGTGGTGATATTTGTGGCTTCCATGTTACTGGGTGAATGTCGTGACCTGTCCTCCCCTACAACCCATAACAACACA ctgtCCGGCAGCGAGGACATCAACTCGACCATCCGCCAGTACTTCTGCACCAACAAGACCTACAATGATATGGCCACACTGTTCTTCAACCCACAGGAGGCCGCCATCCACCAGCTCTTCCACCAGGATG GTACCTTCAGTCCTGTGACTCTGTCAGTGTTCTTCTTGCTGTACTTCCTGTTGGCCTGCTGGACGTATGGGGTGTCAGTACCCAGTGGCCTCTTCGTCCCTTCACTGCTCTGTGGGGCAGCTTTTGGACGTTTGGTTGCCAACATCCTTAAAGT GAAACTGGGAATGGACATCTACTCTGGAACCTATGCTCTCATTGGAGCTGCTGCATTCCTTGGAGGCGTGGTCAGGATGACCATCAGTCTGACTGTCATCctcattgaatccacaaatGAAATCACATATGGACTCCCTATTATGATCACTCTAATG GTTGCAAAGTGGACCGGAGATTTCTTCAACAAGGGCATCTATGACATCCACATCCAGCTGAGAGGAGTGCCACTGCTGGAGTGGGAGACAGAGCTTGAGATGGATAA GCTGACTGCCAGCGATATCATGGAGCCCAACTTGACTTATGTGTACCCTCATACCCGAGTCCAGTCTCTAGTCAGCATTCTGCGTACCACTGTGTACCACGCCTTCCCTGTGGTCACTGAAAACCGACAGAATGAACGGGACTTCATGAAGGGCAACATCCTGGTCAGCAACAACATCCTCTTCAAG AAATCCAGCGTTGTGTCCCGTGCCGGGGAGCAACGAAGGCGCTGCCAATCCATGAAATCATACCCATCCAGTGAGCTGAGGAATGTTTGCGATGAACATAGCGCTGTTGTGGAGCCTGCTGAGGAGGGAGAAGACCTGCTGCAGCAGATGTTAGAGAGGAG GCATGCTCCCTACCCCAACCTGTACCCAGATCAGTCTCCCAGTGAGGAGTGGACCATGGAGGAACGCTTCAGACCACTCACCTTCCATGGCCTCATCCTGCGCTCTCAGCTGGTCAACCTGCTCATCAGAGGAGTCTGCTATGCTGAGAACCAATCG AGTGCCACTCAGCCCAGATTGTCCTATGCAGAGATGACTGAAGATTACCCACGTTACCCTGACATCCATGACTTGGACCTTGCCTTGCTGAACCCCCGTATGATAGTG GATGTCACTCCCTACATGAACCCTTGTCCTTACACGGTGTCACCTAACACCCGCATCTCCCAGGTGTTTAACCTCTTCAGGACCATGGGCCTGCGACACCTACCGGTGGTCAACGCTGTTGGAGAA ATTGTTGGAATAATCACAAGACATAATTTAACCCAAGAGTTCCTTGTGGCCAAACTGCGACAGCACTACATCACTATTTGA
- the clcn6 gene encoding chloride transport protein 6 isoform X2, which produces MDHKKAKKYEAVRWMMVFVIGVTVGLVGLFVDFFVRLFTKLKFTLVGDSVEKCSDKGCLPLSLLELLAFNMTFVFIASVLVLIEPVAAGSGIPEIKSYLNGVKVPRVVRLRTFLCKAAGVLFSVAGGLFVGKEGPMIHSGAIVGAGLPQFQSITFKRIKFDFPYFRSDRDKRDFVSAGTAAGVAAAFGAPIGGTLFSLEEGSSFWNQALTWKVLFCSMSATFTLNFFRSGINFNKWGSFQLPGLLNFGEFKCLDGDKNCHLWTAVDLAFFVLMGMVGGLLGALFNCMNKNLAKYRMRHIHPKAKFIRVLESLLVVMVTTVVIFVASMLLGECRDLSSPTTHNNTLSGSEDINSTIRQYFCTNKTYNDMATLFFNPQEAAIHQLFHQDGTFSPVTLSVFFLLYFLLACWTYGVSVPSGLFVPSLLCGAAFGRLVANILKVKLGMDIYSGTYALIGAAAFLGGVVRMTISLTVILIESTNEITYGLPIMITLMVAKWTGDFFNKGIYDIHIQLRGVPLLEWETELEMDKLTASDIMEPNLTYVYPHTRVQSLVSILRTTVYHAFPVVTENRQNERDFMKGNILVSNNILFKKSSVVSRAGEQRRRCQSMKSYPSSELRNVCDEHSAVVEPAEEGEDLLQQMLERRHAPYPNLYPDQSPSEEWTMEERFRPLTFHGLILRSQLVNLLIRGVCYAENQSSATQPRLSYAEMTEDYPRYPDIHDLDLALLNPRMIVDVTPYMNPCPYTVSPNTRISQVFNLFRTMGLRHLPVVNAVGEIVGIITRHNLTQEFLVAKLRQHYITI; this is translated from the exons ATGGACCACAAG AAAGCCAAGAAGTATGAAGCAGTACGGTGGATGATGGTGTTCGTAATTGGAGTCACAGTCGGTTTG GTGGGCCTGTTTGTGGACTTCTTTGTACGCCTCTTCACCAAACTCAAGTTTACTTTGGTTGGTGATT CTGTAGAGAAGTGCAGTGACAAAGgctgtctccctctgtctctgctggaGCTCCTGGCATTCAATATGACCTTTGTGTTCATCGCCAGTGTGCTCGTCCTCATTGAG CCAGTAGCTGCAGGTTCGGGGATTCCAGAAATCAAAAGTTACTTGAATGGAGTGAAGGTTCCTAGAGTCGTCCGACTGCGAACTTTCCTCTGCAAGGCTGCTGGCGTTCTGTTTAGTGTAGCTGGAG GTCTGTTTGTGGGGAAAGAAGGTCCGATGATACACAGTGGAGCCATTGTGGGAGCTGGCCTTCCTCAG TTTCAGAGCATCACTTTTAAGAGGATCAAATTTGATTTTCCCTACTTCCGCAGCGACAG GGACAAGCGAGACTTTGTGTCAGCGGGTACTGCTGCTGGAGTAGCTGCTGCCTTTGGTGCTCCCATAGGTGGCACCCTCTTCAGCCTGGAGGAGGGCTCCTCTTTCTGGAATCAGGCCCTGACTTGGAAAGTG CTCTTCTGTTCCATGTCAGCCACTTTCACCCTAAACTTTTTCCGTTCGGGGATAAACTTCAACAAGTGGGGGTCTTTTCAGCTGCCGGGTCTGCTCAACTTTGGAGAGTTCAAG TGTCTAGATGGAGACAAGAATTGCCACCTGTGGACTGCAGTGGACCTGGCCTTCTTTGTCCTGATGGGGATGGTGGGTGGACTACTGGGGGCACTCTTCAACTGCATGAACAAGAACCTGGCCAAGTATCGCATGAGACACATCCACCCCAAAGCCAAGTTTATTAG GGTTTTAGAGAGTCTgctggttgtcatggtgacaacAGTGGTGATATTTGTGGCTTCCATGTTACTGGGTGAATGTCGTGACCTGTCCTCCCCTACAACCCATAACAACACA ctgtCCGGCAGCGAGGACATCAACTCGACCATCCGCCAGTACTTCTGCACCAACAAGACCTACAATGATATGGCCACACTGTTCTTCAACCCACAGGAGGCCGCCATCCACCAGCTCTTCCACCAGGATG GTACCTTCAGTCCTGTGACTCTGTCAGTGTTCTTCTTGCTGTACTTCCTGTTGGCCTGCTGGACGTATGGGGTGTCAGTACCCAGTGGCCTCTTCGTCCCTTCACTGCTCTGTGGGGCAGCTTTTGGACGTTTGGTTGCCAACATCCTTAAAGT GAAACTGGGAATGGACATCTACTCTGGAACCTATGCTCTCATTGGAGCTGCTGCATTCCTTGGAGGCGTGGTCAGGATGACCATCAGTCTGACTGTCATCctcattgaatccacaaatGAAATCACATATGGACTCCCTATTATGATCACTCTAATG GTTGCAAAGTGGACCGGAGATTTCTTCAACAAGGGCATCTATGACATCCACATCCAGCTGAGAGGAGTGCCACTGCTGGAGTGGGAGACAGAGCTTGAGATGGATAA GCTGACTGCCAGCGATATCATGGAGCCCAACTTGACTTATGTGTACCCTCATACCCGAGTCCAGTCTCTAGTCAGCATTCTGCGTACCACTGTGTACCACGCCTTCCCTGTGGTCACTGAAAACCGACAGAATGAACGGGACTTCATGAAGGGCAACATCCTGGTCAGCAACAACATCCTCTTCAAG AAATCCAGCGTTGTGTCCCGTGCCGGGGAGCAACGAAGGCGCTGCCAATCCATGAAATCATACCCATCCAGTGAGCTGAGGAATGTTTGCGATGAACATAGCGCTGTTGTGGAGCCTGCTGAGGAGGGAGAAGACCTGCTGCAGCAGATGTTAGAGAGGAG GCATGCTCCCTACCCCAACCTGTACCCAGATCAGTCTCCCAGTGAGGAGTGGACCATGGAGGAACGCTTCAGACCACTCACCTTCCATGGCCTCATCCTGCGCTCTCAGCTGGTCAACCTGCTCATCAGAGGAGTCTGCTATGCTGAGAACCAATCG AGTGCCACTCAGCCCAGATTGTCCTATGCAGAGATGACTGAAGATTACCCACGTTACCCTGACATCCATGACTTGGACCTTGCCTTGCTGAACCCCCGTATGATAGTG GATGTCACTCCCTACATGAACCCTTGTCCTTACACGGTGTCACCTAACACCCGCATCTCCCAGGTGTTTAACCTCTTCAGGACCATGGGCCTGCGACACCTACCGGTGGTCAACGCTGTTGGAGAA ATTGTTGGAATAATCACAAGACATAATTTAACCCAAGAGTTCCTTGTGGCCAAACTGCGACAGCACTACATCACTATTTGA